The Verrucomicrobiales bacterium DNA segment CAATTACACCACCTTCGCGGCCTGGCGACATCGATCGGCCCAGAAGAAAAAGCCTATCGCCTTCGCGCAGGTTGAGCTCACCCCCAGTGAACCCACCTACCTCACTGTGGAAGTCGGCGCCCTCGCTCGAGTGCGTCTCACCTCTGCAGACCAAATTCAACTGGCAGCACACCTCCTGCGTTGCCTCCAGAGCCCATGCTAAGCTTCCACTCTCACCTGAAGGTGTTCCTGGCCACCGCACCGTGCGACTTGCGCGCCAGCTTCACCGGTCTGTGGGCCGCAGCTCAGCAACAGCTGGGAGAGGATCCGAAGAGTGGCGCTCTCTTTGTCTTTGGTAACCGCCGTCGGAAGCGTGTTTCATAATGCATCCTTCCTACTCAATGCCGGGAAGCTGAAGCGTCCGTTCCTCCTGTAAAACGCGAAAATTTCGGGGTCGCCGATCCACAATCGCCCGCACGCCTATCTTGACGGCCTCACTTTCCAAGCTCGCCGCAGGGACCTGCCAGGGGGCCGATGGCATCAGTTGTTTGGCGGGAATGATGCCTTCGCGAACAAGTCGAAGTACCGAGCCCACGCAGATCTTTAGCCTTCGAGCCGCTTCATCCATACTGACCATCTTTTCACGCGGTTGAGCCGGATCGAAGGGAGCGATCCCCATTCTCTCACGTAACTCACGAACGCGCACGGCTGTCCAAGTTGCGCCGTCGGTGGCTCGGCATCGCATCCGATTCATAGTCACAGCCAGCTCGCGATCAGGCCAATGTCCTCCGAGAGCACGGAGGACTTCGACCGGGCTGGGGTGGCGATCTTCGGGGTAGCGGCCTGTGCGTATCCGAGAGATGCGCTGCTCGGTGTGACGACCGCCTTTCCAATGAATGGTCACGACCGACTCATTGGTATCATCGTTCTGATCAATGACGACTTCCTGGATCAAAATGTGGGTCAGCCGCTGTTTTACGCCGTCACTGGTGTTCGGGGCATTCCAAGCCGCCGGCAGATCGTGAGCCAGTGCCAGCAGCGAAGCTCGATCTACAGGTGGTCGAGTGGTGGCTAAATGATCGATTCGGGCGATCTTCGACTCAAGATCGCCAACGTGAGCGAGTGCTGCATTCCAGCGTCCTTCCAGCTCACGTGCTACCAGCCGTTTGTCGGGGTCTACGGCCGCGTGACGGCGAGCAGCCAAGGACGCCTCATAGCGAGCTTTATCCCAAGATTGCCGTTATGCCGAGAAGCAGAGCGTAACCGCGATTGCGACCATACCTGGCATATCGCGGCAC contains these protein-coding regions:
- the tnpB gene encoding IS66 family insertion sequence element accessory protein TnpB; translation: MLSFHSHLKVFLATAPCDLRASFTGLWAAAQQQLGEDPKSGALFVFGNRRRKRVS